A single Sorex araneus isolate mSorAra2 chromosome 8, mSorAra2.pri, whole genome shotgun sequence DNA region contains:
- the LOC101546075 gene encoding cytochrome P450 2B11-like has product MELSVLLLLTVFTGLLLLIGRGQPKSRGRLPPGPRPLPFFGNLLQMDRNGLLKSILKMRDQYGDVFTLYLGPKPVVILCGTEAIREALVDQTDAFSGRGKIAVLEPVFQDYGLVFSNGERWKVLRQFALTTMRDFGMGKRSVEERIQEEAQYLVEELRNTKGTLQDPKFFFQASVANVICSIVFGERFSYQDPEFRRLLHLIFSSFVLMSSFSAQMFELFSGFLKYFPGAHSQVSRNLKEVNDFIARNVEKHRETLDSTAPRDFIDAYLIRMDKEKSNPNTEFHHMNLIISVLSLLTGNTETTSTTLCYGFLLMLKYPHITERVQKEIDQVIGSHRAPDLNDRINMPYTDAVIHEIQRYADVIPMGIPRSVTKDTHFRGNIIPEGTQVFPILSSALNDPHYFGKPETFNPDHFLDANGALKKSDAFIPFSVGKRICPGEGIARAQIFLVFTTILQNFNLATSMAPEDIDLTPMECGVGKLPPPYKIHFLPHHGD; this is encoded by the exons GAAATGGCCTGCTCAAATCCATCCTGAAG ATGCGAGACCAGTATGGGGATGTGTTCACTCTGTACCTGGGACCAAAGCCAGTGGTCATTCTCTGTGGAACAGAGGCCATCCGGGAGGCTCTGGTGGACCAAACTGATGCCTTCTCTGGCCGGGGAAAAATAGCTGTGCTTGAACCAGTCTTCCAGGATTATG GTTTAGTGTTTTCCAATGGGGAACGCTGGAAGGTGCTTCGACAATTTGCTCTGACTACCATGAGGGACTTTGGGATGGGAAAGCGGAGCGTGGAGGAACGAATCCAGGAGGAAGCTCAGTATCTGGTGGAGGAGCTGAGGAACACAAAGG GAACACTCCAGGACCCCAAATTCTTCTTTCAAGCCAGCGTCGCCAATGTCATCTGCTCCATTGTCTTTGGGGAACGTTTCTCCTACCAAGACCCTGAGTTCCGTCGACTGCTGCACTTGATCTTTAGCTCATTTGTCCTCATGAGCTCCTTCTCTGCCCAG ATGTTTGAGCTCTTCTCTGGATTCTTGAAGTATTTCCCTGGTGCACACAGCCAGGTCTCTAGGAACTTGAAGGAAGTCAATGACTTCATTGCTCGAAATGTGGAAAAGCACCGCGAGACTCTGGACTCTACTGCTCCTCGAGACTTCATTGATGCCTACCTGATCCGCATGGACAaa GAAAAATCCAACCCCAACACTGAATTCCATCACATGAACCTCATCATCTCTGTACTCTCGCTCCTCACTGGTAACACAGAGACCACCAGCACTACGCTCTGCTATGGATTCCTGCTCATGCTCAAATACCCCCACATCACAG AGAGAGTCCAGAAGGAGATTGACCAGGTGATTGGCTCACACCGTGCTCCTGACCTCAATGACCGAATCAACATGCCATACACGGATGCTGTCATCCACGAGATTCAGAGATATGCAGACGTCATTCCCATGGGGATCCCTCGCTCTGTCACCAAGGACACACACTTCCGAGGGAACATCATCCCAGAG GGCACTCAAGTATTTCCCATCCTGAGCTCTGCTCTCAATGATCCACATTACTTTGGAAAACCAGAAACCTTCAACCCTGATCATTTTCTGGATGCCAATGGGGCATTGAAGAAGAGCGATGCCTTCATACCCTTTTCCGTAG GGAAGCGCATCTGTCCTGGAGAAGGCATTGCCAGAGCGCAAATATTTCTCGTCTTCACCACCATCTTGCAGAACTTCAACTTGGCCACCAGCATGGCCCCTGAGGACATCGACCTCACTCCTATGGAGTGTGGTGTGGGCAAACTGCCCCCACCATACAAGATCCACTTCCTGCCCCACCATGGAGACTAA